TTGAGAGTTCAGGCATAAATATTATTTCATCTATATTCGATAGATACTCTTCATACCAGCCAAAGATCTCTCTTTTTTTAGCTACACGTTCTTCAATAACTTCCATCTGAGCAACGCCTATAGCTGCTAAAACATTACTCATACGATAATTGTAACCGTACTCTTCATGTTCATAGTGAATAAAGTCCTCTTTTGCTTGTGTAGAATAAAACTTTGCTTTTTCTATCCATTTGGCATTGTTACTGACTAACATACCACCACCTGATGTAGTCAAAATTTTATTACCGTTAAAACTATAAATTCCAAAATCTCCAAAAGTACCCGTATGTTTTCCGTTATACGTTGCACCTAAACTCTCAGCTGCATCTTCTATAAGGTACACACCATGTAAATTACAGATATCAGCTATCTTTTCTATATCGGCACACATCCCGTATAAGTGTGTTACGATTAAAGCTTTAGGTTTTTTCTCACATGTACATAAATATTTATTTAACAACTTTGGTGATAAATTCCAACTATCATTATCACTATCTATAAATATAGGATTTGCTCTTTGATACAAAATAGCATTCACTGAACCGATAAATGTAAATGTAGATGCTAAAACATCATCCCCTTCTTTAATTCCAAGAACTCTTAAGGCTAAATGTATAGCAGCTGTTCCACTGACAACTGCAAGTGCATTTTTCACTCCAGTATAATTTTTTATACTCTCTTCAAACTTATTTACATACTCACCAAGTGGAGCGATGTAGTTACTTTCAAAAACTTTTTCAATATATTTTAGTTCATTGCCACTCATATGCGGCGCACTTAAAAAAATTCTCTTATTTTTCATCAATATTTCTCACCACTTTTGCAGGTACTCCAAATGCTATTACATTATCAGGAATATCGCTGTTTACTAAACTATGTGCACCTATAATCGAATTCTCACCAACAGTTACACCCGGTAAAATAGTTGAATGACTTCCTATTTTAGAGTTTTTCTTTAAAAGAACTTTACCCTGCTTATTATCTATAGTTGAGATTGAGTAGAGTGAACAATGCGATCCTATCTGTACCTCATCTTCGATCACTACACCATATTTTGCATTGATATAACTAAATGCACCTATATCTGTTTTATAGCCTAATGTAAGTCCATCTTTATTTTGAACAACCCAATTATATTTTGTAGGTTTACCCTCTTCAATTTCAGGAAACTTCCAGTTATCAAATCGATTTTCCATATTATACACTTCCCTTAAACTTTTCCATCGTTACATGTGATGATGAACTGATATCGCTTCTTTTTAGAACTTTTAAAAATGTCATCCACAATATTTTCATATCTAACCAAAAAGATTGATGCTCTACATACCATACATCATACTCAAATTTTTGCTCCCATGATATAGCATTTCTACCGTTTACTTGTGCCCATCCCGTAATGCCTGGCTTCACATCATGCCGTTTTTTTTGTTGTTCATTATAAAGGTCTAGATATTCTATAAGAAGTGGCCTAGGTCCAACAAAACTCATCTCACCTTTTAAAACGTTCAAAAGTTGAGGCAATTCATCCAAGCTAGTAGTTCTTATAAATTTTCCTAAACCTACCAATCTTTGTTTATCTGGTAATAAGTCTCCATTTTGATCTTTTTCATTTGTCATTGTACGAAACTTATATATACTAAATATCTTTTCTTTATATCCGGGTCTTTTTTGTCTAAATAATATAGGTCGTCCCATATTTAGCCAAATAAGCAGGCTTATAACGATGTAAAGAGGTGAAAAAAGTATGATCAAAATAAAAGCCAATAAAAAATCAAATAAACGTTTCATAATACTCCATATATTGTTCTACTATTTTTCTAACATCAAACTCATTCTGAGCTTTCTGCAATGCTTTTTTCCCCATCTCTACTCTTAAGTCTTTATCTTTAAACAATATCTCTATTTTCTCGGCTAGTATATTTGAATTTCTAACTGGTACCAAAAATCCATTCATACCATCTTCTACAACATCTTTACATCCAAAA
Above is a window of Sulfurimonas marina DNA encoding:
- the pglE gene encoding UDP-N-acetylbacillosamine transaminase, with the translated sequence MKNKRIFLSAPHMSGNELKYIEKVFESNYIAPLGEYVNKFEESIKNYTGVKNALAVVSGTAAIHLALRVLGIKEGDDVLASTFTFIGSVNAILYQRANPIFIDSDNDSWNLSPKLLNKYLCTCEKKPKALIVTHLYGMCADIEKIADICNLHGVYLIEDAAESLGATYNGKHTGTFGDFGIYSFNGNKILTTSGGGMLVSNNAKWIEKAKFYSTQAKEDFIHYEHEEYGYNYRMSNVLAAIGVAQMEVIEERVAKKREIFGWYEEYLSNIDEIIFMPELSNSRGNRWLTALTFSKSDYNKVMQALDKINVESRPLWKPMHIQKLFEDAKCIVDGTSEKLFSQGLCLASSTTMTRDDVEMICKTIIDSLD
- a CDS encoding acyltransferase yields the protein MENRFDNWKFPEIEEGKPTKYNWVVQNKDGLTLGYKTDIGAFSYINAKYGVVIEDEVQIGSHCSLYSISTIDNKQGKVLLKKNSKIGSHSTILPGVTVGENSIIGAHSLVNSDIPDNVIAFGVPAKVVRNIDEK
- the pglC gene encoding undecaprenyl phosphate N,N'-diacetylbacillosamine 1-phosphate transferase, which codes for MKRLFDFLLAFILIILFSPLYIVISLLIWLNMGRPILFRQKRPGYKEKIFSIYKFRTMTNEKDQNGDLLPDKQRLVGLGKFIRTTSLDELPQLLNVLKGEMSFVGPRPLLIEYLDLYNEQQKKRHDVKPGITGWAQVNGRNAISWEQKFEYDVWYVEHQSFWLDMKILWMTFLKVLKRSDISSSSHVTMEKFKGSV